A region of Bombilactobacillus folatiphilus DNA encodes the following proteins:
- a CDS encoding L-threonylcarbamoyladenylate synthase: METKMFTKNDIAQAAKLLAEGQLVAFPTETVYGLGADATNPQAAAAVYQAKGRPSDNPLIVHVNSANMVWQYAAPTYQNVATKLMQTFWPGPLTIILPVAQDKLSKTVTGGLQTAAFRMPDNQLTLQLITQLGKPLVGPSANTSGKPSPTLPEHVYHDLHGKIAGILADGPTRVGLESTVLDLTSSVPTILRPGALTQEQLAQVIGTVQSSHHKVQAGEIPKAPGMKYKHYAPKAQVVIVDHPNDFEAALTWVQQTTKTFAVMATDAILQKLDLSQATATFSLGDSLESASHLLFAGLRQFDLNEDIEYILAQGSDDQDLGIAYMNRLNKSAGNNHFK; this comes from the coding sequence TTGGAAACAAAGATGTTTACTAAAAATGATATTGCTCAAGCAGCAAAACTATTGGCTGAGGGGCAATTGGTGGCGTTTCCTACGGAAACAGTTTATGGTTTGGGTGCTGACGCTACAAATCCCCAAGCAGCAGCGGCGGTCTATCAAGCAAAAGGGCGTCCTAGCGATAATCCGTTAATTGTTCATGTTAATAGTGCTAATATGGTTTGGCAGTACGCTGCTCCAACTTATCAAAATGTTGCGACAAAATTAATGCAGACCTTTTGGCCAGGTCCATTAACCATTATCTTGCCTGTTGCTCAAGATAAATTATCTAAAACGGTGACTGGTGGTTTACAAACAGCTGCATTCCGCATGCCCGATAATCAGTTAACATTACAACTAATTACGCAGTTAGGTAAACCTTTAGTAGGGCCTTCAGCCAATACGTCAGGTAAGCCGAGTCCTACTTTGCCAGAGCATGTTTATCATGATTTACATGGCAAAATCGCAGGGATTTTGGCAGACGGTCCAACGCGTGTAGGTTTGGAATCAACAGTCCTAGATTTGACCAGTTCAGTGCCTACAATTTTGCGTCCGGGCGCCTTAACCCAAGAACAGTTAGCGCAAGTTATTGGTACAGTTCAAAGTAGTCATCATAAAGTTCAAGCGGGTGAAATTCCTAAGGCACCGGGCATGAAATATAAACACTATGCGCCTAAGGCTCAAGTTGTGATTGTTGATCATCCTAATGATTTTGAAGCGGCATTAACTTGGGTGCAACAGACAACGAAAACTTTTGCAGTCATGGCAACTGATGCAATTTTACAAAAATTAGATCTGTCCCAGGCAACAGCCACGTTTTCGTTAGGTGATTCATTAGAATCAGCTAGTCATTTATTGTTTGCTGGCTTGCGGCAATTTGATCTGAATGAAGATATTGAGTATATTTTGGCTCAAGGTAGTGATGATCAAGATTTAGGCATTGCTTATATGAATCGTTTGAACAAATCTGCAGGTAATAATCATTTTAAATAA
- a CDS encoding Mur ligase family protein encodes MSLKSKLAVFCGRWSYQILHNIFHRGSSLPGKLAYRLDPNVLKELSRDYQVILVTGTNGKTLTTSLITKILQEKYDEVLTNSTGSNMVQGITTTFLSQSSSNAKIAILEVDEANVEAICQAMTPSAFVLTNIFRDQMDRYGEIYTTWKKIRAGIKLAPQAKLIINADAAIFNVEDLPNSKIYYGFQNKEQAKEDLRADFNVDGVLCPKCQHIMHYRMLTYANLGDYFCPNCHFQRPNLDYQVTQVDELMPNQSSFSIDRNDFIINIGGMYNIYNALAAYAVGSEFAVSPNQIKEAFSYNEQVFGRQEVINLQQKQLTIILVKNPVGLNQVITTLNFEKEPYLLGFLLNANYADGIDTSWIWDSNFEELPFDQISQVITGGERWQDINLRFQIAGTPENKLSNQASLDSFLQAIQQQSTDKIYILATYTAMLQLRKKLIDQGYIKQKMLD; translated from the coding sequence ATGAGTTTAAAATCCAAACTAGCTGTTTTCTGCGGACGTTGGTCTTATCAAATTTTGCACAATATATTTCATCGCGGTAGTTCTTTGCCCGGCAAATTGGCCTACCGCTTGGATCCAAATGTCTTAAAGGAATTAAGTCGTGATTATCAAGTGATTTTGGTAACTGGAACAAACGGGAAAACTTTAACCACATCTTTGATTACAAAAATTCTGCAAGAAAAATACGATGAAGTTTTGACTAATTCCACTGGTTCCAATATGGTTCAAGGGATCACTACGACTTTTTTAAGTCAGTCCAGTAGCAATGCCAAAATCGCGATTTTAGAAGTTGATGAAGCTAATGTAGAAGCTATTTGTCAAGCCATGACGCCCAGCGCTTTTGTGCTAACTAATATTTTTCGCGATCAGATGGATCGTTATGGTGAAATTTATACAACCTGGAAAAAAATTCGTGCTGGTATCAAATTGGCACCACAAGCTAAATTAATTATCAACGCTGACGCGGCTATTTTTAATGTTGAGGATTTACCTAATTCCAAAATTTATTATGGTTTTCAAAATAAAGAACAAGCTAAGGAAGATTTGCGTGCGGACTTTAATGTTGATGGCGTGCTTTGCCCCAAATGTCAGCATATTATGCACTACCGCATGCTGACTTACGCTAATTTAGGCGATTATTTTTGCCCTAACTGTCATTTTCAACGTCCCAATTTGGATTATCAAGTAACTCAAGTTGATGAGTTAATGCCCAACCAGTCCAGTTTTAGTATTGATCGAAATGATTTTATCATTAATATTGGTGGTATGTATAATATTTATAATGCCTTGGCAGCTTATGCGGTGGGCAGTGAGTTCGCCGTTTCGCCCAATCAAATTAAAGAAGCTTTTAGTTACAACGAGCAAGTTTTCGGACGCCAAGAAGTGATCAATTTGCAGCAAAAGCAATTAACTATCATTTTAGTTAAAAATCCAGTTGGCTTAAACCAAGTGATTACTACCTTAAATTTTGAAAAAGAACCTTATTTATTAGGCTTTCTGTTAAATGCCAATTATGCTGACGGGATTGACACCAGTTGGATTTGGGATAGTAATTTTGAGGAACTACCTTTTGACCAGATTAGTCAAGTCATTACCGGTGGCGAACGTTGGCAAGATATTAATTTGCGTTTTCAAATTGCAGGCACACCCGAAAACAAATTGAGTAATCAAGCAAGTCTGGATTCTTTTTTACAAGCAATCCAACAGCAATCGACCGACAAAATTTATATTTTGGCAACTTACACCGCTATGTTGCAATTACGAAAAAAATTAATTGACCAGGGATATATCAAACAAAAAATGTTGGATTGA
- a CDS encoding dihydrofolate reductase family protein: MDRSKVIVHMYVSIDGKIDGPYGSGESSRYYSDELFKLSNADGNGRRTIQMYAASGQPDLNQYDIQGIDYTDWIPAVQAETWSVSFDRYGKCGWQQNYFAYNGQQMRAIEVVTKQASKQYLAFLRSMQIPYLVSGKTEFDLNNVLQKLKRYFQIETLALCGGSMIDGVFLQAHLVDEISLVVAPHVSGDSSQKAAFDTLGQFVDDTFQFQTAKKLSDGGVHLLFSKE; this comes from the coding sequence ATGGATCGTAGTAAGGTGATTGTGCATATGTACGTTTCGATTGATGGCAAAATTGATGGTCCGTATGGTAGTGGGGAGTCCAGTCGGTATTATTCTGATGAGTTGTTTAAATTAAGTAACGCTGACGGTAACGGACGACGAACGATTCAAATGTACGCGGCTTCAGGACAGCCGGATTTGAACCAATATGATATTCAGGGAATTGATTACACCGATTGGATCCCAGCTGTTCAAGCAGAAACTTGGTCGGTATCCTTTGATCGGTATGGTAAGTGCGGTTGGCAACAGAATTATTTCGCCTATAATGGACAGCAAATGCGCGCAATTGAAGTGGTGACCAAACAAGCTAGTAAACAATATTTAGCTTTTTTAAGATCTATGCAAATTCCATATTTGGTTAGTGGAAAAACTGAATTTGATTTGAATAATGTTTTGCAGAAATTAAAACGGTATTTTCAAATCGAAACTTTAGCTTTATGTGGTGGTTCCATGATTGATGGTGTTTTTTTGCAGGCACATCTTGTCGATGAGATTTCGCTAGTAGTGGCGCCGCATGTGAGTGGTGATAGTTCCCAAAAAGCTGCCTTTGATACTTTGGGTCAATTTGTAGATGATACTTTCCAGTTTCAAACGGCCAAAAAGTTGAGTGACGGTGGTGTTCATCTACTTTTTTCGAAAGAATAA
- a CDS encoding MerR family transcriptional regulator, which translates to MTTYEIGTFSQKTGLSESTLRYYEKEQLIQPQRHANGHRYYTDKDADWLKFLDHLKGTGMSIKDLKIYINWRAQGDQTIPQRLALLKQTKAEFLKNLEDIQHHLQILNDKINWYEAKQAGIISDQEQFAQYLQKLGHQE; encoded by the coding sequence ATGACAACTTATGAAATTGGAACTTTCAGCCAAAAAACAGGTTTATCCGAATCCACGTTACGCTACTACGAAAAAGAACAACTAATTCAACCGCAGCGTCACGCCAACGGTCACCGTTATTACACTGACAAAGATGCAGACTGGCTCAAATTTTTAGATCATTTAAAAGGAACGGGTATGAGTATTAAAGATTTAAAAATTTATATTAATTGGCGGGCACAAGGCGACCAAACTATTCCACAACGGTTAGCATTGCTGAAACAGACGAAAGCTGAATTTTTGAAAAACTTGGAAGATATTCAACATCATCTGCAAATTTTAAACGATAAAATTAACTGGTATGAAGCCAAACAAGCCGGCATCATTTCTGATCAAGAACAATTTGCGCAGTATTTGCAAAAATTAGGTCATCAAGAATAA
- a CDS encoding NAD(P)H-binding protein → MRKKEIKSKNLLIIGAGGQIPRYLIPMLKEQTELQLTLFSSHADDLPYQNVQKITGDANDFKQLSHAMKNQDAVFMDFDKKSTTQLVVQAMEVNGVQRIIQAGVLGVDNEVVEPFWSWNQQILGITAAKNRGNEVLEASNLDYTYMRMTWLYNGEKNAYVVSPKNEPFTGVQISRKAIAQFVIDNLTGKRNDVKQSVGLWEPGSENKPKPDWY, encoded by the coding sequence TTGAGAAAGAAGGAGATTAAATCGAAAAATTTACTAATTATTGGCGCTGGCGGTCAAATTCCCCGCTATTTGATTCCGATGCTAAAAGAACAAACTGAATTACAATTAACTTTATTTAGTTCACATGCGGACGATTTGCCGTACCAAAATGTTCAAAAAATCACTGGTGATGCTAATGACTTTAAACAATTGAGTCATGCTATGAAAAATCAAGATGCTGTTTTCATGGATTTTGACAAAAAGTCCACGACACAATTAGTTGTCCAAGCGATGGAAGTAAATGGTGTTCAGCGTATCATTCAAGCTGGCGTTTTAGGTGTTGATAATGAAGTGGTTGAACCTTTTTGGTCTTGGAATCAACAAATCTTAGGCATCACAGCTGCTAAAAATCGCGGAAACGAAGTCCTCGAAGCTAGTAATTTAGATTACACTTATATGCGCATGACTTGGCTATACAATGGTGAGAAAAACGCGTATGTGGTTAGCCCTAAAAATGAACCTTTTACAGGGGTTCAAATCTCGCGGAAAGCTATTGCGCAGTTTGTAATCGACAATTTAACTGGCAAACGAAACGATGTGAAACAAAGCGTAGGTTTATGGGAACCCGGATCTGAAAACAAACCTAAACCAGATTGGTATTAA
- a CDS encoding thymidine kinase, with amino-acid sequence MAQLFFRYGAMNAGKSIEVLKVAHNYEEQGKHVLLLTSGLDNRNGVGKIASRIGLERDARALQREEDLLEIVRKQTDPISCILIDEAQFLTESQVCQAAHVVDDFNIPVMAFGLKNDSMNKLFTGSQALLIYADKIEEMKTICWFCEKKATMNLRITNGQPDYGGEQLHIGGNESYYPVCRKHYWHPKIEGES; translated from the coding sequence ATGGCACAATTATTCTTTCGCTATGGTGCGATGAATGCGGGCAAATCTATCGAAGTCCTCAAAGTTGCTCATAATTATGAAGAGCAAGGCAAGCATGTCTTGTTACTGACTAGTGGTTTGGATAATCGTAATGGCGTGGGTAAGATTGCGAGTCGCATTGGACTGGAGCGAGATGCACGAGCTTTACAACGTGAAGAAGATTTGTTGGAAATTGTTCGAAAGCAAACAGATCCCATTTCTTGTATTTTAATTGATGAGGCGCAATTTTTAACGGAATCACAAGTTTGCCAAGCTGCCCATGTTGTGGATGATTTTAATATTCCAGTGATGGCGTTTGGTCTCAAAAATGATTCGATGAACAAGTTATTTACTGGTTCACAGGCACTATTGATTTATGCTGACAAAATTGAAGAAATGAAAACTATTTGCTGGTTTTGTGAGAAAAAAGCTACGATGAACTTGCGCATTACCAATGGTCAACCCGATTATGGTGGTGAACAATTGCATATCGGTGGTAATGAGTCTTATTATCCGGTCTGCCGTAAACACTATTGGCATCCTAAAATTGAAGGTGAAAGCTAA
- the prfA gene encoding peptide chain release factor 1, whose product MDKVFDQLEGLVERFEELQEMMSDPEIISDTPRYLKISKEAASMQEVVEQFQKYQQLKSDIAESREVLSESHDAELEELAKEDLAEMEPQLTTIEEKIKLLMIPKDPNDDKNIIMEIRGAAGGDEASLFAGDLLNMYEHYAENQGWKFEIIDETKTEVGGFKEVAIMITGQNVYSKLKFENGAHRVQRIPATESAGRVHTSTATVAVMPEYDEVDLEIDPKDIRVDVYRSSGAGGQHINKTSSAVRMTHLPTGIVVAMQDQRSQQQNREKAMQILRSRVYDYYESQNQSSYDAERKQAVGTGDRSERIRTYNYPQNRVTDHRIGLSLNKLDKIMGGQLDDVIDALILSDQTQKLEQIQDGSTKLY is encoded by the coding sequence ATGGATAAAGTATTTGATCAATTAGAAGGTTTAGTGGAACGCTTTGAAGAATTACAAGAAATGATGAGCGATCCCGAAATAATTAGTGATACACCGCGTTATTTGAAAATTTCTAAAGAAGCAGCTAGTATGCAAGAAGTTGTGGAGCAGTTTCAAAAATATCAACAATTAAAATCGGACATTGCTGAAAGTCGTGAAGTTCTGAGTGAAAGCCACGACGCTGAGCTGGAAGAACTTGCTAAGGAAGATTTGGCAGAGATGGAACCACAATTAACAACAATTGAAGAAAAAATTAAATTGTTGATGATTCCTAAGGATCCTAATGATGATAAGAATATTATTATGGAGATTCGGGGGGCTGCTGGTGGTGATGAAGCTAGTTTGTTTGCTGGTGACTTATTAAATATGTATGAACACTATGCTGAAAATCAAGGTTGGAAGTTTGAAATTATTGACGAAACCAAAACGGAAGTCGGCGGTTTTAAAGAAGTTGCGATCATGATTACGGGACAAAATGTCTATTCCAAACTCAAATTTGAAAATGGCGCACACCGAGTTCAGCGCATTCCAGCGACAGAATCTGCCGGACGGGTGCATACTTCAACAGCAACCGTAGCTGTCATGCCAGAATATGATGAAGTGGATTTAGAAATTGATCCTAAAGATATTCGTGTGGATGTTTATCGCTCTTCTGGTGCTGGTGGTCAGCACATTAACAAAACTTCTTCGGCGGTACGGATGACGCATTTGCCAACCGGAATTGTTGTTGCAATGCAGGATCAGCGTTCTCAACAACAAAATCGGGAAAAAGCGATGCAAATTTTGCGTTCTAGAGTTTATGACTATTATGAATCACAGAATCAAAGTAGTTACGATGCCGAACGTAAGCAAGCTGTCGGTACCGGTGATCGTTCAGAACGTATTCGCACTTATAATTATCCACAAAATCGTGTGACAGATCATCGAATTGGTTTGTCGTTAAATAAACTAGATAAAATCATGGGTGGTCAATTAGATGATGTGATTGATGCTTTGATTTTGTCTGATCAAACACAGAAATTGGAGCAGATTCAAGATGGTTCCACCAAATTATACTAA
- the prmC gene encoding peptide chain release factor N(5)-glutamine methyltransferase has translation MLQDLKQGAEVAQYLLLELTHWTPTQLQFHAQDQLTAQLWSQYQMVVQTAQTGRPPQYILGEAWFYGRQFHVNKDTLIPRQDSEAMIAQILQDQSTGSLLELGTGSGALALTLALEGHYQTVTVTDISDGALAVAAQNAQKCQVSLNLLLGDLFAPVKDQQFDTIVFNPPYISRVETSYMDQSVLDFEPHQALFAPEDGLQYYRLIFAEFQQYLTPNGRLYLEFGFQQQAKISKMFQEQVTGYQLDFYHDLAGQPRFLRIQSEKR, from the coding sequence ATGCTTCAAGATCTAAAACAAGGAGCAGAGGTTGCACAATATTTGCTGTTAGAATTGACGCATTGGACCCCAACGCAGTTGCAGTTCCATGCTCAAGATCAATTAACGGCGCAGTTATGGTCACAATATCAAATGGTGGTTCAAACTGCGCAAACTGGACGTCCACCGCAATATATTTTGGGTGAAGCCTGGTTTTATGGACGACAGTTTCATGTTAATAAAGATACATTAATTCCACGTCAGGATAGTGAAGCGATGATTGCCCAAATTTTACAGGATCAATCTACGGGCAGCTTGCTGGAATTAGGAACAGGTTCCGGAGCCTTAGCCTTAACTTTGGCGTTGGAAGGACATTATCAAACCGTTACAGTGACTGATATTAGTGATGGTGCGCTGGCGGTTGCGGCACAGAATGCACAAAAATGCCAAGTGTCATTGAATCTTCTTCTAGGAGATTTGTTTGCTCCAGTCAAGGACCAGCAATTTGACACAATTGTGTTTAATCCTCCGTATATTAGTCGTGTGGAGACTTCTTATATGGATCAATCAGTGTTAGATTTTGAGCCCCATCAGGCACTGTTTGCTCCTGAAGATGGTCTTCAGTATTATCGTTTGATTTTTGCTGAATTTCAACAATATCTAACGCCCAATGGTCGACTTTATTTAGAATTTGGCTTTCAACAACAAGCAAAAATTAGTAAAATGTTTCAAGAACAGGTAACAGGTTACCAGTTAGATTTTTATCATGATTTAGCTGGTCAACCACGATTTCTTCGAATCCAAAGTGAAAAGAGGTGA